TTGTCGCCTTTGCCGCGGACCTGGGCGCGTTGCTGATCGAGATGAAGGTCTTCGACGCGGAGGTCGCAGATCTCCGCCGCGCGCAGACCACCGGCGTAGAGCAGATTCATCAGGGCGTGATCGCGCAGCGAGAGCGCGCCCGCCTGCTGACTGTGTGCGGCGACGCCGGTACGGTCCAGCATCTCGCGGACTTCGCTCTCGGCAAGGGATTTGGGCAGGACTTTCCATGAAGCCGGCGATTCGATATTCAGAGTCGGGTCGTGATGGATGCGTTTGTCCAGAAGCAACCATCGGTAGAAGCCACGCAGGCAGGAGAGCTTCCGTGCAATCGACCGCGACTCCTGGTCGTGCTCGCGGAGATGGGCCATGAAACTGGCGATGTTCTCCTGCGTGGCCTGCAGCAGCGAGGTATGCAGGCTATCGAGGTGTTCGGAGAAGGCGTAAAGATCGCCCTGGTAGCTCTCCAGCGTGAGCGGGCGCAGGCCACGCTCCACGCGGAGATAGAGAATGTACTCGCGCACAAGCTGCAGGTTGGTCGCCGGTGCGGGAGAGGGCATGGGATGATTATCCGCCGCAGGATGGCGTGGCGGGAGTGATGGGGAAGGTGCACCCCTAAGCTGGCGTCACCTCGACCCGGTATTGTCGTCCCGCGACCACGGACAAACCGATCTCCGGACTGGGTAGCTGGCTCCCCGTGGAGAGGGCATATCCTGCAGGCGCGACGAGGTTGTGCTTTCCATCCCGGAGAGCCCGCAGATTCGCCGTACGCTTCCCACCCGTCCAGATCAGATCGCACTGAAGGCCGCCCCGCGCCCGTAGGCCAGTGAAGTTGCCGCTCGGCCAGGCCTTCGGCAAGGCTGGAAAGAGAATGATCTTCCCAGCATGGCTCTGCAGCAGCATCTCGATCATCGCGGCGGTCGCACCAAAGTTGCCGTCGATCTGGAAGATGCTCCGGTTCGGCCCTGCAGGATGCGAATCAAAGAGATTATTGCCGGTGGAGTGCTGCATGAGCATGCCGAGTGACTCCCACGCCTTATCCCCATCCCCAAGCCTTGCCCAAAGGCCGATGGCCCATGCGCGGCTCCAACCGGTGTAGGCACCACCGTTTTCCAGGCGACGCTCCAGAGACCGCCGCGAAGCCGCCATCCACTTCGGCGTGTCGCGCGTGAACTGTGCGCCCGGATAGAGCGGATAGAGGTGCGACATATGCCGCTGGCCGGGAGTGGCCTCCTCAAAGTTCTCCGACCACTCCTGAAGCTCTCCCGCGCTGCCCACCTTGTACGGCGGCAGCTTCGCGAGCGCGGCCTTCAGCTTGTCGGCAAATGCCTGGTCTTCGTTCAGGACTTGAGAAGCCGAGATGCAGTTTCCAAAGAGCTCGTGGATGAGGGCGAGGTCGAGGGTGCACCCCGCACTGACGACGGCTTTCTGGTGCTGCGGCGTGAAGAAATTGTTCTCGGTGGAAAAAGAGGGGCACGTTGTCAGCGTGCCGTCCCCCGCGGGGACGAGCCAATCGAGGCAAAAGAGCGCGGAGGATCGCAGGATCGGATAGACGCGCTTCCGGAGGTAGTCCACGTCTCCGGTGAACTGGAAGTGTTCGTAAAGATGCTGGCAGAGCCACGGCCCAGACATGGCAAAGTTCGCCCAGGTGGGGTCTCCGGAGCCCATGCCTACCGGAGAGGCCTGCCGCCAGAGGTCGATGTTGTGATGAGAGCACCAGCCGCGAGCACCGTAGTTTACGGACGCGGTTTTGGCACCGGTAACGGTCATGTCCTGCGTCAGGTCAACGAGCGGGCCGTTCAGCTCCGCGAGGTTCGCCGTGAACACGGGCCAGTAGTTCATTTGAATGTTGATGTTCGCAGTCCAGTTCGAACTCCACGGCGGACGGACGAGGTCGTTCCAGATCCCTTGCAGGTTGGCGGGCTGGGTTCCAGGGCGGGAGCTGGCGATCAGAAGGTAGCGGCCGTATTGAAAATAAAGAGCTAAGAGCGCCGGATCCTGCGTGGTGGGAAAGTTCTTGAGCCGGGCGTCTGTGGGAAGGTTCGCGCCGTCAGGTACGGTCGAGTTCAGGTTAGCTCCGACACGACGGAAGAGCGCGCGATGATCAGCTACGTGTTTCGTCTTCAGGACCGCGTACGCCGATTTACCAGCCAACCCCTTCCTGCACTTTTCTTCGAGTGCGGCGGCCGGGGTATCGGGCGGGAAAGCGAATCCGCGAAATCCAGTCGCTGCTGTAAGCAGGAGGGTCACCGAGGTGGCTTTGGAGATCGCGAGCGTGTCGCCTTCGGGTTGAACCGTGCCACCCTCCGCCTTTGCACTGAGGACAGCCGCGAAGCGCATGCCTTCCCCGTCTACCTCGGAGTACCGGATAGAGTCCGAAATTTGAGGGTTGTTTTCTGTGGGGACTTTGCCTGCGAGTAGAAGAGTTCCATCGGCGTGGGCAGAGGTCTTCGCGGGCATCTCGCAGGTAAGCGAGAGACGGAGATTCAGCGATGACGGTTTGCTGGCCGTGATGCGAAGCGCGACGACCTGATCCGGGAACGAGACGAAGACTTCCCGCGAGAAGGTCACACCGCTGGATTGAAAGCTCGTTTTGGCAACAGCGGTGTCCAGATCGAGGGACCGCTTCAGATGGGTGGCCTCTGTGAGGCCAAGGTGCTCGATGTGCAGATCGCCCAAAGGCTCAAAGGCGAAGTTTTCCGGCCCCTGCATCTTCTGGCATTCCTTGTCCGCAGCGACGTAGTTTTTGTCCTCGAGGACGAGCTTGCGCACGATGGGCAGGTGATTTTTCGCGTCCGGATTGGTGGTATCACGCGGCTGACCGGCCCAGAGCGTGTCTTCATTCAGGGCGATGCGCTCTTTGAGAGGCTCGCCGAAGACCATTGCGCCGAGTCTGCCGTTGCCGAGGGGCAGAGCGTCCGCCCACTGCGCGGCGGGTGTCTCCATCCAGAGGGTGAGACTCGGATCGGATTCCGGGAGGGGTGCCGCCGACAGATTCCTGGAGGCGGCTGCGGAAGCAGCAAGAGCGACGAAGGTACGGCGGGTAAGACGGCTTTTCAAAGTGGATGGCTCTCCTAGTCTCCGATGTCGTTTTACAGTTCGCCACGGTACTTGTAAATACGCGTGCAGTATTCTCGGCTGATGAAGATAGGAGTCATCAGCGATACGCACGGCTTGCTACGCCCAGAAGCGATAGAAACACTGCAGGGGTGCGACGCGATCCTCCATGCGGGCGATGTCGGCAACTTCGACATCCTGGGAACTCTGGGAGAGATCGCATCCGTGACGGCGATCCGGGGGAATATCGATCTCCACGGAGCTTGCGCGGACCTTCCTGCGACCGAGATGGTCTCCTTGGGTGGAATCACCTTCTACATGCTGCACTCGGCTCGCGACCTCGATCTCGATCCGGTGGCTGCGGGTGTGCGTGTGGTGGTGAGCGGACATTCGCATTCGCCCTCGATCCAGGACAAGCAGGGCGTGCTCTTCCTGAATCCGGGAAGCGCCGGGCCGCGCAGGTTCGGTCTGCCTGTGACCCTGGCAATCGTAGAAATCAACGCCGATAAAGTCCGAGCCGAGATCGTACGCCTGATCGAGTAGAGGCTACTTCGCGTCGAAATGGACAGACCCGAGGATGTTGGCGAGGCGGATCTCGATGTCCTTGAGCTGCTGCTCGGTGATGTCCATGGAGCCTGAAGTCTGGCCGCAGAAGGTGTTCACTACGAGATCGAAGCGGATGCAGGCGTGGCCGCGCATGGCAGCGAAGGTGTCGATCCGAGACTCGATGCAGCCTGCTGCACCGTGCTGATCGTGCGCGTGCTGGAAGTCGATCCCACCAACGCTTGCAGAACCCAGAGGCTTCATACGCCCCGCGCCGGTCTGAACGAGACAGGAATCCGCCTTCGCAATGGGGAGGACCGAATAGTAGAAGGTAGCACCCGAAAAGGTTGTGGGCGGGTAAGGGTTGAAGTTGATGGCCGCGACGCCGCGCACATCCAGTTCTCGTCTGGTTGTGCCAGTGTCCACATTGAAGTTCGAGAGAACGCCGTCTTTGCGTTCAAAGTTCCAGCCCTCGGGGATGTGGAAACCCACTTTATAAAGCTTGTCGTAAAACTCTGTGGCAGCAGGAGTTAGCTTCCCGGGAACAGCGGGAGAGGTCAGGCCGGGGATGTCGAGCTTCCGAGGGCGGGTGGACGGCATCTGCTGGGCATGAGATGCGGCGCTGAAGGCCAGAAGGAAAACGGCAGTGAGAAGTCGCATGGGGCCTCAGTGAATCATTCATGCTTAGGGTCAGACCCGAAGGCGTGGGTTCGCGAGCGTGTAGGCAAGATCCGTTAACAGATTTGCCGCAAGATAGGTGAGGCCAATGGCGAGGGTGCATCCCTGTACAAGGGCGTAGTCCCGATTTGAGATCGCAGAAAGCGTGAGGCGGCCGATGCCCGGCCAGGAGAAGATCGTCTCCGTCACAATCGCTCCGGCAAGCAAGGAACCGAACTGCAGGCCGATTACGGTCAGCACCGGAACCAAAGCATTGCGGAGGGCGTGCCGATAGACGACCGCGCTCTCAGAAAGACCCTTGGCGCGCGCGGTCCGGATGTAGTCCTGGCCGAGTTCCTCCAGCATCGAGGTTCGAACCATGCGGGTTAGGATCGCGGCGAGGGAGACGCCGAGTGTGATCGCGGGCAGCGTAATGTGCAAAAGATATTGCGGCCCAAAGGTCCTCCCGGTGCCAGCGCCAGAGACAGGGAGCCAGCCCAGCGAGATCGAAAACACGAGGATGAAGATCGGGCCGAGGGCGAAGTTGGGGAAGCTCAGGCCGAAGAGGCTGAGGATGCCGATGGAGCGATCCTGCCATGCGTTTTTATGAAGTGCAGCATGCACTCCAGCCGGTATTGCCATGATTACAGAAAGGATAAGCGCAATCCCTGTCAGCGACAGCGTATACGGATACCGCTGCGCTACGAGATGGGTGACGGAGTCGTTCAGGCGGAGCGAGCGTCCCAGGTCTCCGTGGAAGAGCCCCTTCCAGTAGTTGAAATACTGGGTATGGAGGGGAAGATCGAAGCCGTAGGCGTGGCGCAGCGCCGATAGATCGGACGCCGTAGCGCCTTCGCCGAGCATCTGGGCGATGGGATCTCCAGGAACGAGGTGGATGAGAAGGAAGACGAGCGAGACGACGATCCAGAGCACGGGCAGAGTAAGCAAGAGTCGGCGCAGGATGGGCCAGAAGGTGCGAGCGATCATCCACGCACCTGCGTGCTTGCCTGGGCCCGGGTCGGCGGTGGGACGCGCAGTTGGGATGCGCCTGAGGCTATGGGTGCGGGGGCCGGAGGAAGGTCCTGCACCAGGATGCGGCTGATACGGTGGCCGACGGTCTGGAGAACGGTGAATCGCCGGTTGCCGAAGTCAACATGCTCCTTCGGCACCGGGATATGCCCGAACTGGGCGAGGAGGAAGCCAGCGAGGGTGTCCACACCGGCCTCGCGGGGAAACTGCCACTGGAGCTTGGTGATGAGGTCGCGCAGGGGGACAGTTCCGTCGAACTCCCATGTGCCGTCCGGGAGAGCAGAGAGCGAGCGAATGGCGACATCGAACTCGTCGTCCAGTTCGCCGACGACCTGCTCGATGAGATCCTCGGCGGTAACCAAGCCGACAGTGGTTCCAAACTCGTCGACGACGATGGCGATCTGACGGCGGCGCTCCTGAAACTCCTGCAGGAGATCGACGGCCAGCTTCGTCTCCGGAACGAGGAGGAGATCGCGCATGACCTGACGAAGGACAAGGCCAGTGTCTCCTGTGGGGCGGGGCGTGGCCGTGCGGAAGTGCATGAGGCGGGAGAGATCCTTCGAGTAGAGAATGCCGATGATGTGCTCTGGACCGAGCGCGGGGTCATAGACGGGCACGCGGGAGTGCTGCTCGTCGATGACGCGTGCGGAGGCGCGCTCGATGGGCATGTCCGCTGGGAGGGAGAAGATGCGGCCACGCGGCGTCATGATCTCGCGCACGGTGACGTGGCTGAGTTCGATGGCGCGATGGATGATCTGCTCCTGGAAAACAGGAAGCAGGCCGCTACGGCGTGTGGCCGTGGCGACGAGCTTGATCTCCTCCGGGGAATGGACGTCGCCTTCGCTGGTGAGAGGAACGCGGAAGAGGCGCAGAACAAAGGCAGCGGAGGCCTTCATAAGCTTGACTGCGGGACGGGTGATGCGGATGAAGACGTCCATCGGTCCGGCGATGGCCAGGGCAATGCGTTCGCCGCGCTGCATGGCCAGACCTTTCGGGACCTGTTCGCCGAGGAGGACTTCGAAGTACGTGATGCAGGAGAAGGCTATGACCGTGGAGATGCCATGCGCGTAG
This genomic stretch from Terriglobus saanensis SP1PR4 harbors:
- a CDS encoding tyrosine recombinase yields the protein MPSPAPATNLQLVREYILYLRVERGLRPLTLESYQGDLYAFSEHLDSLHTSLLQATQENIASFMAHLREHDQESRSIARKLSCLRGFYRWLLLDKRIHHDPTLNIESPASWKVLPKSLAESEVREMLDRTGVAAHSQQAGALSLRDHALMNLLYAGGLRAAEICDLRVEDLHLDQQRAQVRGKGDKERIVPLADTAVQALEVYLQRGRPQLVAKGLQRALFLSVRGKPLTNQTVWSIVKSTNQLASPHKLRHSCATHMVEHGADLRSVQTLLGHADIVTTQVYTHLALGRLKEVHRLHHPRGRSRTLAPTA
- a CDS encoding glycoside hydrolase family 95 protein, whose translation is MKSRLTRRTFVALAASAAASRNLSAAPLPESDPSLTLWMETPAAQWADALPLGNGRLGAMVFGEPLKERIALNEDTLWAGQPRDTTNPDAKNHLPIVRKLVLEDKNYVAADKECQKMQGPENFAFEPLGDLHIEHLGLTEATHLKRSLDLDTAVAKTSFQSSGVTFSREVFVSFPDQVVALRITASKPSSLNLRLSLTCEMPAKTSAHADGTLLLAGKVPTENNPQISDSIRYSEVDGEGMRFAAVLSAKAEGGTVQPEGDTLAISKATSVTLLLTAATGFRGFAFPPDTPAAALEEKCRKGLAGKSAYAVLKTKHVADHRALFRRVGANLNSTVPDGANLPTDARLKNFPTTQDPALLALYFQYGRYLLIASSRPGTQPANLQGIWNDLVRPPWSSNWTANINIQMNYWPVFTANLAELNGPLVDLTQDMTVTGAKTASVNYGARGWCSHHNIDLWRQASPVGMGSGDPTWANFAMSGPWLCQHLYEHFQFTGDVDYLRKRVYPILRSSALFCLDWLVPAGDGTLTTCPSFSTENNFFTPQHQKAVVSAGCTLDLALIHELFGNCISASQVLNEDQAFADKLKAALAKLPPYKVGSAGELQEWSENFEEATPGQRHMSHLYPLYPGAQFTRDTPKWMAASRRSLERRLENGGAYTGWSRAWAIGLWARLGDGDKAWESLGMLMQHSTGNNLFDSHPAGPNRSIFQIDGNFGATAAMIEMLLQSHAGKIILFPALPKAWPSGNFTGLRARGGLQCDLIWTGGKRTANLRALRDGKHNLVAPAGYALSTGSQLPSPEIGLSVVAGRQYRVEVTPA
- a CDS encoding metallophosphoesterase family protein; its protein translation is MKIGVISDTHGLLRPEAIETLQGCDAILHAGDVGNFDILGTLGEIASVTAIRGNIDLHGACADLPATEMVSLGGITFYMLHSARDLDLDPVAAGVRVVVSGHSHSPSIQDKQGVLFLNPGSAGPRRFGLPVTLAIVEINADKVRAEIVRLIE
- a CDS encoding ABC transporter permease, producing the protein MIARTFWPILRRLLLTLPVLWIVVSLVFLLIHLVPGDPIAQMLGEGATASDLSALRHAYGFDLPLHTQYFNYWKGLFHGDLGRSLRLNDSVTHLVAQRYPYTLSLTGIALILSVIMAIPAGVHAALHKNAWQDRSIGILSLFGLSFPNFALGPIFILVFSISLGWLPVSGAGTGRTFGPQYLLHITLPAITLGVSLAAILTRMVRTSMLEELGQDYIRTARAKGLSESAVVYRHALRNALVPVLTVIGLQFGSLLAGAIVTETIFSWPGIGRLTLSAISNRDYALVQGCTLAIGLTYLAANLLTDLAYTLANPRLRV
- a CDS encoding hemolysin family protein — its product is MLEWALFRALTVAIFILATAFFVAAEFSLVSLRETRIEQLAALGKPGARSALRLKRNMDEFLAANQLGVTLSSLALGWVGEAALADIVLQIFASISWMHTVPFIARHVYLYAHGISTVIAFSCITYFEVLLGEQVPKGLAMQRGERIALAIAGPMDVFIRITRPAVKLMKASAAFVLRLFRVPLTSEGDVHSPEEIKLVATATRRSGLLPVFQEQIIHRAIELSHVTVREIMTPRGRIFSLPADMPIERASARVIDEQHSRVPVYDPALGPEHIIGILYSKDLSRLMHFRTATPRPTGDTGLVLRQVMRDLLLVPETKLAVDLLQEFQERRRQIAIVVDEFGTTVGLVTAEDLIEQVVGELDDEFDVAIRSLSALPDGTWEFDGTVPLRDLITKLQWQFPREAGVDTLAGFLLAQFGHIPVPKEHVDFGNRRFTVLQTVGHRISRILVQDLPPAPAPIASGASQLRVPPPTRAQASTQVRG